One window of Klebsiella quasivariicola genomic DNA carries:
- the rhlE gene encoding ATP-dependent RNA helicase RhlE, translated as MSFDSLGLNPDILRAVAEQGYVEPTPIQQQAIPAVLQGRDLMASAQTGTGKTAGFTLPLLQRLIQNEPHAKGRRPVRALILTPTRELAAQVGENVRDYSKYLNIRSLVVFGGVSINPQMMKLRGGVDILVATPGRLLDLEHQNAVSLDKVEILVLDEADRMLDMGFIHDIRRVLAKLPARRQNLLFSATFSDEIKGLAEKLLHNPLEVEVARRNTASEQITQHVHFVDKNRKRELLSQLIGEGNWQQVLVFTRTKHGANHLAEQLNKDGIRSAAIHGNKSQGARTRALADFKSGGIRVLVATDIAARGLDIEELPHVVNYELPNVPEDYVHRIGRTGRAAATGEALSLVCVDEHKLLRDIERLLKKEIPRIAIAGYEPDPSIKAEPIQNGRQQRGGGRGQGQGRGGQGQGRSGQPRSQSSAPRRQDGEAPKARTQDGKPPRRRRPRKPAGE; from the coding sequence ATGTCTTTTGATTCCCTTGGCCTGAATCCCGATATCCTGCGCGCTGTCGCTGAGCAGGGCTACGTTGAGCCGACCCCTATCCAGCAGCAGGCCATTCCAGCGGTACTGCAGGGCCGTGACCTGATGGCCAGCGCCCAGACCGGCACCGGTAAGACGGCGGGCTTTACCCTGCCGCTGCTGCAGCGCCTGATCCAGAATGAGCCGCACGCAAAGGGCCGTCGTCCGGTACGCGCGCTGATCCTGACCCCGACCCGTGAGCTGGCGGCGCAGGTGGGCGAGAACGTCCGCGATTACAGTAAATACCTGAATATTCGCTCGCTGGTGGTATTCGGCGGCGTGAGCATCAACCCGCAGATGATGAAACTGCGCGGTGGCGTCGATATCCTCGTCGCCACCCCGGGCCGTCTGCTGGACCTTGAACATCAGAACGCGGTCAGTCTGGATAAAGTAGAAATCCTTGTGCTGGACGAAGCGGACCGCATGCTGGATATGGGCTTTATCCACGACATCCGCCGCGTACTGGCCAAACTGCCGGCGCGTCGGCAGAACCTGCTGTTCTCGGCGACCTTCTCCGACGAGATCAAGGGCCTGGCCGAGAAACTACTGCACAACCCGCTGGAAGTGGAAGTGGCGCGCCGCAACACCGCGTCCGAGCAGATCACCCAGCACGTCCATTTCGTTGATAAGAACCGCAAGCGCGAACTGTTGTCGCAGCTTATCGGCGAAGGCAACTGGCAGCAGGTGCTGGTGTTTACCCGTACCAAGCATGGCGCCAACCACCTCGCGGAGCAGCTGAACAAAGACGGCATTCGCAGCGCGGCGATCCATGGCAACAAGAGCCAGGGAGCGCGTACCCGCGCGCTGGCCGACTTTAAATCCGGCGGCATTCGCGTGCTGGTGGCGACCGATATCGCTGCCCGTGGTCTGGATATCGAAGAGCTGCCGCACGTGGTGAACTACGAGCTGCCGAACGTACCGGAAGATTACGTCCACCGTATCGGGCGTACCGGCCGCGCGGCGGCCACCGGCGAAGCCTTGTCGCTGGTGTGCGTGGATGAGCACAAGCTGCTGCGCGATATCGAGCGCCTGCTGAAAAAAGAGATCCCGCGCATCGCGATTGCCGGCTATGAGCCGGATCCGTCCATTAAAGCCGAACCTATCCAGAACGGTCGCCAGCAGCGTGGCGGCGGTCGTGGTCAGGGTCAGGGACGCGGCGGCCAGGGGCAGGGGCGCAGCGGACAGCCGCGCAGCCAGAGCAGCGCCCCGCGTCGTCAGGACGGCGAGGCGCCGAAAGCGCGCACTCAGGACGGCAAACCGCCGCGCCGCCGTCGCCCGCGTAAGCCGGCTGGCGAATAA
- a CDS encoding LysR substrate-binding domain-containing protein, whose protein sequence is MSQPLPNKNLPMPSLRNIQAFIEVADTGSLNLAAENLNITASAVSHQIASLEHFLGKKLFSRSSKGVMLTAVGEKYLKEVSGALNMIGQATSQVINDIHQDYLRIHSAPSFGLLWLMPRLDKFRQAWPTLKISLTCSYESIQFSRDNIDIDIRHGLSQWPTLMVRTIKNECVLPYSAASYLADHPVRTPEDLLACDLIHSDSTLINWSNWLSWHKVRGWHKNFIFNFDRSYMSIEAARMGMGVILESNLLAGGHVRQGQLTPVFADERSMPVGAHHFVLPHANEQKEKVQRFFTWVAGELQEDGFHI, encoded by the coding sequence ATGAGTCAACCGCTGCCCAATAAAAATTTGCCGATGCCCTCTTTACGCAATATCCAGGCGTTTATTGAAGTCGCCGATACCGGCAGTCTCAACCTGGCCGCAGAGAATCTCAACATTACCGCCTCGGCGGTCAGCCACCAGATAGCCAGCCTGGAGCACTTTCTGGGGAAAAAACTCTTCTCCCGCAGTAGCAAGGGCGTCATGTTGACCGCGGTGGGAGAAAAATATCTCAAAGAGGTTTCCGGCGCGCTGAATATGATTGGCCAGGCCACCAGCCAGGTGATCAACGATATTCATCAGGATTATTTACGTATTCACTCGGCGCCGAGTTTCGGCCTGCTGTGGCTGATGCCTCGTCTGGATAAATTCCGCCAGGCGTGGCCGACGTTAAAAATCAGCCTGACCTGCTCATATGAAAGCATCCAGTTCTCGCGGGATAATATTGATATCGATATTCGCCACGGCCTGTCACAGTGGCCGACGCTGATGGTCAGAACCATTAAAAATGAATGCGTACTGCCCTACAGCGCAGCCTCTTATTTAGCCGACCACCCTGTTCGCACCCCGGAAGATCTGCTGGCCTGCGATCTGATCCACTCCGACAGTACCTTAATTAACTGGAGCAACTGGCTGTCGTGGCACAAGGTCCGCGGCTGGCACAAAAACTTTATCTTTAACTTCGACCGGTCATACATGAGTATTGAGGCAGCCCGAATGGGGATGGGAGTGATCCTTGAAAGCAATCTGCTGGCCGGCGGCCATGTGCGCCAGGGGCAGCTGACGCCGGTATTTGCCGACGAGCGGAGTATGCCGGTCGGCGCGCACCACTTCGTTCTCCCCCACGCCAATGAACAGAAGGAGAAGGTTCAGCGCTTCTTCACCTGGGTCGCCGGGGAGCTACAGGAAGACGGTTTTCATATTTAG
- the dinG gene encoding ATP-dependent DNA helicase DinG: MALTAALKAQIAAWYKALQEQIPDFIPRPPQRQMIADVAKTLAGEEGRHLAIEAPTGVGKTLSYLIPGIAIAREEQKTLVVSTANVALQDQIYSKDLPLLRKIIPDLRFTAAFGRGRYVCPRNLTALASTEPSQQDLLAFLDDDLTPNNQAEQKLCATLKQDLDSYRWDGLRDHTDKAIDDALWSRLSTDKASCLNRNCHYYRECPFFVARREIQEAEVVVANHALVMAAMESEAVLPEPKNLLLVLDEGHHLPDVARDALEMSAEITAPWFRLQLDLFCKLVATCMEQFRPKTTPPLANPERLTGHCEELFELIASLNNILNLYMPAGQEAEHRFPMGELPQEVMEICQRLAKLTEMLRGLAELFLNDLSEKTGSHDVVRLHRVLLQMNRALGMFESQSKLWRLASLAQSSGAPVTKWATRVVRDGQIHVWFHCVGIRVSDQLERLLWRSVPHIVVTSATLRSLNSFSRLQEMSGLKEKAGDRFVALDSPFNHVEQGKIIIPQMRYEPLMDNEEQHIAEMAAYFRQQVESKKHLGMLVLFASGRAMNRFLEHVTDLRLMLLVQGDQPRYRLVELHRKRVESGERSVLVGLQSFAEGLDLKGELLSQVHIHKIAFPPIDSPVVITEGEWLKSLNRYPFEVQSLPSASFNLIQQVGRLIRSHHCWGEVVIYDKRLLTKNYGARLLNALPVFPIEQPGVPEVIVKRKAKQTAKQTGRKRR; this comes from the coding sequence ATGGCTTTGACCGCTGCGCTGAAAGCGCAAATCGCCGCCTGGTATAAGGCGCTTCAGGAACAGATCCCGGACTTTATTCCCCGCCCTCCGCAGCGGCAGATGATCGCCGATGTGGCGAAAACGCTCGCCGGGGAAGAGGGCAGGCATCTGGCTATCGAAGCGCCGACCGGCGTCGGTAAAACGCTGTCATACCTGATCCCCGGGATCGCTATCGCCCGTGAGGAGCAAAAAACGCTGGTGGTCAGTACCGCCAACGTCGCTCTGCAGGATCAAATCTACAGTAAAGACCTGCCGCTGCTGCGTAAAATCATTCCCGATCTGCGCTTCACCGCCGCCTTCGGTCGTGGGCGCTACGTCTGCCCGCGCAACCTGACGGCGCTGGCCAGCACCGAGCCGTCGCAGCAGGATCTGTTGGCGTTTCTCGATGACGATCTCACCCCGAATAACCAGGCCGAGCAGAAGCTGTGCGCGACCCTGAAGCAGGATCTCGACAGCTACCGCTGGGATGGCCTGCGCGATCACACCGACAAAGCCATTGACGATGCGCTGTGGAGCCGGCTGAGCACCGATAAGGCCAGCTGCCTGAACCGTAACTGCCACTACTATCGCGAGTGCCCGTTCTTTGTGGCGCGGCGGGAAATTCAGGAGGCGGAAGTGGTGGTAGCCAATCATGCGCTGGTGATGGCGGCGATGGAAAGCGAGGCGGTGCTGCCGGAGCCGAAAAACCTGCTGCTGGTCCTCGATGAAGGCCATCATCTGCCGGACGTCGCCCGCGACGCGCTGGAGATGAGCGCCGAGATCACCGCCCCCTGGTTTCGCCTGCAGCTGGATCTGTTCTGCAAGCTGGTTGCCACCTGCATGGAGCAGTTCCGCCCGAAAACCACGCCGCCGCTGGCCAATCCGGAGCGGCTCACCGGCCATTGCGAAGAGCTGTTCGAGCTGATTGCCTCGTTGAATAATATTCTCAATCTCTACATGCCCGCCGGTCAGGAAGCGGAGCATCGTTTCCCGATGGGCGAACTGCCGCAGGAGGTGATGGAGATCTGCCAGCGGCTGGCGAAGCTCACCGAGATGCTGCGCGGGCTGGCGGAGCTGTTCCTGAACGATCTCAGCGAAAAGACCGGCAGCCATGACGTGGTGCGCCTGCATCGGGTGCTGCTGCAGATGAACCGCGCGCTCGGTATGTTTGAAAGCCAAAGCAAGCTGTGGCGCCTGGCGTCGCTGGCGCAATCCTCGGGTGCGCCGGTGACTAAATGGGCGACGCGGGTGGTGCGCGACGGCCAGATCCACGTCTGGTTCCATTGCGTCGGCATCCGCGTCAGCGATCAGCTGGAACGGCTGCTGTGGCGCAGCGTGCCGCATATCGTCGTGACGTCAGCGACGCTGCGCTCGCTAAACAGCTTCTCGCGCCTGCAGGAGATGAGTGGTCTGAAGGAGAAAGCGGGTGACCGCTTCGTGGCGCTGGATTCGCCGTTCAACCACGTGGAGCAGGGGAAAATTATTATTCCTCAAATGCGCTATGAACCGTTGATGGATAACGAAGAGCAGCATATAGCCGAGATGGCGGCCTATTTTCGCCAGCAGGTAGAGAGCAAGAAACATCTCGGGATGCTGGTGCTGTTTGCCAGCGGGCGGGCGATGAACCGCTTCCTTGAGCATGTGACCGATCTGCGCCTGATGCTGCTGGTGCAGGGCGACCAGCCGCGCTATCGGCTGGTGGAGCTGCATCGCAAACGGGTGGAAAGCGGCGAACGCAGCGTGCTGGTGGGTCTGCAGTCCTTTGCCGAAGGGCTGGATTTAAAGGGCGAGCTGCTAAGCCAGGTACATATCCATAAAATCGCCTTTCCGCCCATCGACAGTCCGGTGGTGATCACCGAAGGCGAATGGCTGAAAAGCCTCAATCGTTACCCTTTCGAGGTACAGAGTTTGCCCAGCGCCTCCTTTAATCTTATTCAGCAGGTGGGGCGTCTGATCCGCAGCCATCACTGCTGGGGAGAGGTGGTGATTTACGATAAGCGCCTGTTGACCAAAAACTATGGCGCGCGTCTACTGAACGCGTTACCTGTTTTTCCCATAGAGCAGCCGGGCGTCCCGGAGGTTATAGTAAAACGGAAAGCAAAACAGACAGCAAAACAGACAGGCCGCAAACGTCGCTGA
- a CDS encoding SDR family NAD(P)-dependent oxidoreductase, with product MLLKDKVAIITGAASARGLGFATAKLFADNGAKVVIIDLNGEASKTAAAALGEGHLGLAANVADEVQVQAAIEQILAKYGRVDVLVNNAGITQPLKLMDIKRANYDAVLDVSLRGTLLMSQAVIPTMRAQKSGSIVCISSVSAQRGGGIFGGPHYSAAKAGVLGLARAMARELGPDNVRVNCITPGLIQTDITAGKLTDDMTANILAGIPMNRLGDAVDIARAALFLGSDLSSYSTGITLDVNGGMLIH from the coding sequence ATGTTATTAAAAGATAAAGTCGCCATTATTACTGGCGCGGCCTCCGCACGCGGTTTGGGTTTCGCCACCGCGAAATTATTCGCCGACAACGGCGCGAAAGTGGTCATTATCGACCTCAATGGCGAAGCCAGCAAAACCGCGGCGGCGGCGCTGGGTGAAGGCCATCTTGGCCTGGCGGCCAACGTCGCCGACGAAGTGCAGGTGCAGGCGGCCATTGAACAGATCCTGGCGAAATATGGTCGGGTCGATGTACTGGTCAATAACGCCGGAATTACCCAGCCGCTGAAGCTGATGGATATCAAGCGCGCCAACTATGACGCCGTGCTCGATGTCAGCCTGCGCGGCACGCTGCTGATGTCGCAGGCGGTAATTCCCACCATGCGGGCGCAAAAATCCGGCAGCATCGTCTGCATCTCTTCTGTTTCCGCCCAGCGCGGCGGCGGTATCTTCGGCGGCCCGCACTACAGCGCGGCAAAAGCTGGGGTGCTTGGCCTGGCGCGGGCGATGGCGCGCGAACTGGGCCCGGATAACGTCCGCGTTAACTGCATCACCCCGGGGCTGATTCAGACCGACATTACCGCCGGCAAGCTGACCGACGACATGACGGCCAACATTCTTGCCGGGATCCCGATGAACCGCCTCGGCGACGCGGTAGACATCGCGCGCGCCGCGCTGTTCCTCGGCAGCGACCTCTCTTCCTACTCCACCGGTATCACCCTGGACGTTAACGGCGGCATGTTAATTCACTAA
- a CDS encoding MFS transporter: MSRIDTLVCTDARKTKYRLVVLTMIFLVYAINYADRTNIGAVLPFIIDEFHINNFEAGAIASMFFLGYAVSQIPAGFFIAKRGTRGLVSLSIFGFSAFTWLMGTVSSVFGLKLVRLGLGLSEGPCPVGLASTINNWFPPKEKATATGVYIAATMFAPIIVPPLAVWIAVTWGWRWVFFSFAIPGIVAAIAWYLLVKSKPSESGFVSQSELAEINAGRESHNNSVRENILIADRFTWLDKIIRVKKMAPIDTAKGLFTSKNILGDCLAYFMMVSVLYGLLTWIPLYLVKERGFDVMSMGFVASMPCIGGFIGAIGGGWISDKVLGRRRKPTMMFTAVSTVVMMLIMLNIPASTLAVCIGLFFVGFCLNIGWPAFTAYGMAVSDSKTYPIASSIINSGGNLGGFVAPMAAGFLLDKTGSFNSVFTYFGICAAIGLVVILFLDEPQ; the protein is encoded by the coding sequence ATGTCACGTATAGATACACTAGTCTGTACTGACGCCAGGAAAACAAAATATCGTCTCGTAGTTTTGACGATGATTTTTCTGGTGTATGCCATAAATTACGCCGACAGAACAAATATCGGCGCGGTACTGCCGTTTATCATTGATGAATTTCATATCAACAATTTTGAAGCCGGGGCGATTGCCAGTATGTTTTTCCTCGGCTATGCGGTAAGCCAGATCCCGGCCGGCTTTTTCATCGCCAAACGCGGTACCCGGGGGCTGGTCTCACTGTCCATTTTCGGTTTCTCCGCCTTTACCTGGCTAATGGGCACGGTAAGCTCGGTGTTTGGCCTGAAGCTGGTGCGGTTGGGACTGGGCCTTAGCGAAGGGCCATGCCCGGTGGGGCTGGCTTCCACCATAAATAACTGGTTTCCACCAAAGGAGAAAGCCACAGCAACCGGCGTATATATCGCGGCCACTATGTTTGCGCCGATTATCGTCCCGCCGCTGGCGGTGTGGATTGCGGTGACCTGGGGCTGGCGATGGGTCTTTTTCTCCTTCGCGATACCCGGGATTGTGGCAGCGATAGCCTGGTATTTATTGGTGAAGTCAAAGCCATCAGAAAGCGGATTTGTTTCACAAAGCGAACTGGCAGAGATTAATGCCGGGCGTGAAAGTCATAATAATAGCGTACGCGAAAATATATTAATTGCCGATCGATTCACCTGGCTGGATAAAATCATTCGGGTAAAGAAGATGGCGCCAATTGATACGGCGAAAGGCTTATTCACCTCAAAAAATATTCTCGGTGACTGCCTGGCGTATTTTATGATGGTTAGCGTGCTGTACGGATTATTAACCTGGATCCCCCTGTATTTAGTCAAAGAGCGTGGCTTTGATGTAATGAGTATGGGCTTCGTAGCCAGTATGCCGTGCATCGGCGGCTTTATTGGCGCGATCGGCGGCGGGTGGATTTCAGATAAAGTCCTGGGCCGCCGACGTAAACCCACCATGATGTTTACTGCGGTGTCAACGGTGGTCATGATGTTAATTATGCTGAATATCCCGGCGAGCACCCTGGCGGTCTGTATTGGATTATTTTTTGTCGGTTTTTGTTTGAATATCGGCTGGCCGGCTTTTACCGCTTACGGTATGGCCGTTTCGGATAGCAAAACCTATCCGATCGCTTCTTCCATAATTAATAGCGGCGGCAACCTCGGTGGATTTGTCGCGCCGATGGCAGCCGGTTTCTTACTTGATAAAACGGGGAGTTTTAATTCTGTATTTACCTATTTTGGTATCTGCGCCGCCATTGGTTTGGTGGTGATTCTCTTCCTCGATGAACCACAATAA
- a CDS encoding transketolase, producing MKITESQKVAAAAWRIRRYALQMGEVQGQGYIGQALGYADVLATAFSHAMTYRPEDPEWEGRDRFLLSHGHYAIAYYAALLEAGIIPEAELETYGSDDSRLPMSGMATYTPGMEMSGGSLGQGLSIAVGMALGLRQKQSTAWVYNSMSDGELDEGSTWEAAMSAAHYGLTNLINLVDVNKQQADGDSRKILGFEPLHEKWAAFGWYVQRVDGNDLAAVMAAFDNAKSYSGNQPRVILCDTLMGKGVPFLETRDKNHFIRVDADEWQKAIAVLDANKPEGVL from the coding sequence ATGAAGATCACCGAATCACAAAAAGTCGCCGCGGCGGCGTGGCGTATTCGTCGCTACGCCCTGCAAATGGGGGAAGTTCAGGGGCAGGGCTATATCGGCCAGGCGCTGGGCTATGCCGATGTACTGGCGACCGCCTTCAGCCACGCGATGACCTATCGCCCGGAAGATCCCGAGTGGGAGGGGCGCGATCGCTTCCTGCTCTCTCACGGTCATTACGCCATCGCCTATTATGCCGCGCTGCTGGAGGCGGGCATTATCCCGGAAGCCGAGCTGGAAACCTATGGCTCCGACGACAGCCGCCTGCCGATGTCCGGTATGGCGACCTACACGCCAGGGATGGAGATGTCCGGCGGTTCGCTGGGGCAGGGGCTGTCCATCGCCGTCGGTATGGCGCTCGGGCTGCGGCAGAAACAGAGCACGGCCTGGGTCTACAACTCCATGTCCGATGGGGAACTGGACGAAGGGTCGACCTGGGAGGCGGCGATGTCGGCGGCTCACTATGGCCTGACCAACCTGATTAATCTTGTCGACGTCAACAAACAGCAGGCTGACGGCGATTCACGCAAAATCCTCGGCTTCGAGCCGCTGCATGAAAAATGGGCCGCATTCGGCTGGTACGTACAGCGCGTGGACGGTAACGATCTGGCGGCGGTGATGGCCGCCTTTGACAACGCGAAAAGTTATTCCGGCAACCAGCCGCGGGTCATTTTATGCGACACGCTGATGGGCAAAGGGGTGCCGTTCCTCGAAACCCGCGATAAAAACCATTTTATTCGCGTCGATGCAGACGAATGGCAAAAAGCGATCGCCGTGCTGGATGCTAACAAACCGGAAGGAGTGCTGTAA
- a CDS encoding transketolase family protein has translation MSQSQPRLKTSAMIASIADEGQATVSAPFGVALSKLAAQRPEIVGMTADLSKYTDLHIFAQAFPDRFFQMGMAEQLLMAAAGGMAKEGFIPFATTYAAFATRRAYDFIHQVIAEEHLNVKICAALPGLTTGYGPSHQATEDLAIMRGIPGMVIVDPCDALEIEQAVPAIADHPGPVYMRLLRGKVPLVLDKYDYQFELGKAKLLEEGNDVLIISSGLMTMRALEAVEKLRADNISVAVLHVPTIKPLDEKAIIEQASKPGRLVVTAENHTAVGGLGETVAALLMRKGVRCELDSVGLPDAFLLAGALPTLHDRYGISTAKIVEKIKYRLR, from the coding sequence ATGAGCCAGAGTCAACCCCGTTTAAAAACGTCGGCGATGATCGCCTCGATTGCTGATGAAGGCCAGGCGACCGTCTCTGCGCCCTTCGGCGTCGCGTTGTCAAAACTGGCGGCGCAGCGCCCGGAAATCGTCGGCATGACCGCGGATCTGTCAAAATATACCGACCTGCATATTTTCGCCCAGGCCTTCCCGGATCGTTTTTTCCAGATGGGAATGGCCGAACAGCTGCTGATGGCGGCGGCAGGGGGGATGGCGAAGGAGGGATTTATTCCCTTTGCCACCACCTATGCCGCCTTTGCGACCCGTCGCGCCTATGATTTTATCCATCAGGTTATCGCCGAAGAGCATCTGAACGTGAAGATCTGCGCGGCGCTGCCGGGCCTGACGACCGGCTATGGCCCTAGCCATCAGGCCACCGAAGATCTGGCGATTATGCGCGGTATCCCCGGGATGGTCATCGTCGATCCTTGCGATGCGCTGGAGATCGAGCAGGCGGTGCCGGCTATCGCCGATCACCCTGGTCCGGTGTATATGCGCCTGCTGCGCGGTAAGGTGCCGCTGGTGCTGGATAAATACGACTATCAGTTCGAACTGGGTAAAGCGAAGCTGCTGGAGGAGGGCAACGATGTGCTGATCATCTCCTCCGGGCTGATGACCATGCGCGCGCTGGAGGCGGTTGAAAAGCTGCGGGCCGATAACATCAGCGTGGCGGTCCTGCACGTGCCGACCATCAAACCGCTGGATGAAAAAGCGATTATTGAACAGGCGTCGAAGCCGGGTCGTCTGGTGGTAACCGCCGAGAACCATACCGCGGTCGGCGGGTTAGGGGAGACGGTGGCCGCGCTGCTGATGCGTAAGGGCGTGCGCTGTGAGCTGGATAGCGTGGGGCTGCCCGACGCGTTCCTGTTAGCCGGGGCGCTGCCGACCCTTCACGATCGCTATGGCATCTCCACCGCGAAGATCGTCGAAAAAATTAAGTATCGTCTGCGTTAA